Proteins from one Phocoena sinus isolate mPhoSin1 chromosome 8, mPhoSin1.pri, whole genome shotgun sequence genomic window:
- the C8H11orf96 gene encoding uncharacterized protein C11orf96 homolog encodes MAAAKPGELMGICSSYQAVMPHFVCLADEFPQPVRPAKLSKGKGRLRRPRQSRFKTQPVTFDEIQEVEEEGVSPMEEEKAKKSFLQSLECLRRSTQSLSLQREQLGSCKLRNSLDSSDSDSAL; translated from the coding sequence ATGGCGGCCGCCAAGCCCGGCGAGCTGATGGGCATCTGCTCCAGCTACCAGGCAGTGATGCCGCACTTCGTGTGCCTGGCCGACGAGTTCCCACAGCCCGTGCGGCCCGCCAAGCTGTCCAAGGGCAAGGGCCGGCTGCGGCGGCCGCGCCAGTCCCGCTTCAAGACGCAGCCGGTGACCTTCGACGAGATCcaggaggtggaggaagagggCGTGTCCCCCATGGAGGAAGAGAAGGCCAAGAAGTCGTTCCTGCAGAGCCTGGAGTGCCTGCGCCGCAGCACGCAGAGCCTGTCGCTGCAGAGGGAGCAGCTCGGCAGCTGCAAACTGAGGAACAGCCTGGACTCCAGCGACTCCGACTCGGCCCTGTGA